A region of Pleionea litopenaei DNA encodes the following proteins:
- a CDS encoding DUF6519 domain-containing protein: MGTQDISRSIFDPEKHYRSVGQQQGRVLTDDDWNENNNIDEHYQRGLAFDVVGSAGSPNEGFRISDPVITDRGVDFKIAAGTFYLGGMRLTLENSESYLLQSDWLQGPELVEGSGPRNDLVVLEAYQQTVTAVEDSELFEVALGSADTTTRQKLMQRIHLLGDIDSAECEHAWAEFKQMLVEDGSWQSDNCLLPDAQLNVGFVDSGVGDDLCRPTAAGGYLGAENQAIRVQLVDESHLTWGFDNAAPLYRVEVDVDRRTLRLMTPPKDQMQWPSADQVVEILPWCAVLPNNQKLAEHSGHLTRVSTSYNPDTGAIEIADAIPEDGFDEWEQRLDSDELSENGRYYFLRVWNRGSDRESSESIEFSPNVPVALGNTGVEITLSGTQFNGGDYWVIAVRPETPKQAMPWILEAGRGPNGVKRYFSPLAILSWQADQSVSVTDCRPRFRPLTRQKICCSYVIGDGVSSFGDFNSIEEALDRLPQKGGELCLLPGIHRANVTILNKSGITIKGCGRRTKVIPREAEQSEALFSIYDSSHIKIHHLELIAFDTTAIAIVASEADAVSYINICDNSIFACESGLKNLDGNHLLIERNTIKMIDKRDAGVAVFSRGDDVLIRDNLIGVLPYQENIPGDDGGGSDNPNPSDNCLDLNLIYRNPTYLVQWINFAWSFDLVAYIPTNPYRALGGIQIGSGSERIEIIHNQIIGGAGNGITLGSEPIVDDFEAPNPRPPVNIDVQERSVTGFVQLNGEAVADEVVVLTQDDVVHQGVTSDQGYFSMVVNPLGQYTVTIADPSIAVESVEVIDAGEFGVYYQINVVDVDVDIDMNDVLAFIYQVNIDDNRIQSMGESGVGFPRLTADDIKEVLRLLVQQGGLNNAARMLLLLGMILFGAFTGLVMQLNIRNNLIVGCLRNLLDINEGELGKRFRGIGGISLPFCEEVVIAGNRIEDNGVVHRGPVQGIFIISTTHAEIYENHIVNNGATTVSSLQNPLVGGVLIFIAADFSRISGSKQGEINEKQRASMLATRGNSALQVIRFSDNVIQQPLGRSLTVVLSIGGMTIHDNQFITENSVAQDFDESVLSDTNSSIPNEQLVSALKQLSTSAGMLFINNLGNIGATKVHNNQATLMRPNDAGVSLAVYNTSNIQFSENHIQCGAGDLTSNVLLMSGCVDASHNRIEEVGQIIDNTQLPYSPLSMISLGIRLNTTVMNQSNHCVVAFGRPGFIVDEANLVLTDANKICPLLLSDYRESMVGYMAEHYYYSVNAEA; the protein is encoded by the coding sequence ATGGGAACACAAGATATATCTCGATCGATTTTTGATCCTGAAAAACATTATCGAAGCGTTGGTCAACAGCAAGGGCGAGTGCTGACAGACGATGATTGGAATGAGAACAATAACATCGATGAACATTACCAACGCGGATTAGCATTTGATGTTGTTGGTTCAGCTGGAAGTCCAAATGAAGGGTTTCGAATTAGTGATCCTGTCATTACTGATCGAGGCGTTGATTTTAAGATTGCTGCGGGCACCTTTTACCTCGGTGGAATGAGACTAACATTAGAGAATTCTGAGAGCTACTTGTTACAAAGTGATTGGTTACAAGGACCAGAGTTAGTAGAGGGCTCAGGTCCAAGAAACGATTTGGTTGTGCTTGAAGCTTATCAGCAAACGGTAACTGCAGTTGAAGACAGTGAGTTATTTGAAGTCGCTTTAGGCAGTGCAGATACAACCACGCGGCAAAAATTAATGCAAAGAATTCATCTTCTTGGCGATATTGATAGCGCTGAGTGTGAACATGCATGGGCAGAATTCAAGCAAATGCTGGTAGAGGATGGAAGTTGGCAATCAGACAACTGTCTCTTACCCGATGCGCAACTTAATGTTGGCTTTGTCGACTCTGGTGTTGGCGATGATTTGTGTCGTCCGACGGCTGCTGGAGGATATTTAGGTGCAGAAAACCAAGCAATAAGAGTTCAGCTAGTGGACGAGTCACACTTGACTTGGGGCTTCGACAATGCTGCACCGCTCTATCGGGTTGAAGTCGATGTTGATAGACGTACTTTACGACTTATGACACCTCCAAAAGATCAAATGCAATGGCCCAGTGCTGATCAAGTTGTTGAAATTTTACCTTGGTGCGCGGTGCTTCCTAATAATCAAAAGTTAGCTGAACATTCCGGTCATTTAACTAGAGTTAGCACTTCTTATAACCCTGATACCGGCGCTATTGAAATTGCTGACGCCATTCCAGAGGATGGTTTTGATGAATGGGAGCAACGACTAGACTCTGATGAACTGTCTGAAAATGGACGCTATTATTTTTTGCGAGTATGGAATAGAGGGAGTGATCGAGAATCGTCTGAATCCATCGAGTTTTCGCCTAATGTTCCCGTAGCGTTAGGTAATACGGGTGTCGAAATTACATTAAGTGGAACTCAATTTAACGGTGGTGATTATTGGGTTATCGCGGTTCGACCAGAAACTCCAAAACAAGCTATGCCTTGGATTTTAGAGGCAGGTCGTGGTCCCAATGGTGTTAAGCGGTATTTTAGTCCTTTAGCGATTCTAAGCTGGCAAGCGGACCAAAGTGTTTCAGTAACCGATTGTCGGCCACGCTTTCGGCCTTTAACTCGACAGAAAATATGCTGCAGTTATGTTATTGGTGATGGCGTTTCAAGTTTTGGCGATTTCAACTCAATTGAAGAAGCACTAGATCGGCTTCCGCAAAAAGGCGGAGAATTATGTTTACTCCCTGGAATACATCGAGCAAATGTCACTATTTTAAATAAATCAGGTATCACTATTAAAGGTTGTGGTCGTCGAACAAAAGTAATCCCTAGAGAAGCCGAGCAAAGTGAAGCTTTATTTTCTATTTATGATTCTAGCCATATTAAAATACACCACCTGGAATTAATCGCGTTCGATACCACCGCAATTGCTATCGTCGCCAGTGAAGCAGATGCGGTTAGCTACATCAATATCTGTGACAACTCCATCTTTGCCTGTGAGAGTGGTTTGAAAAACTTAGATGGTAATCATCTGCTGATAGAGCGAAACACCATAAAGATGATTGATAAAAGGGATGCAGGTGTCGCCGTATTTAGTCGCGGCGATGACGTTCTTATTCGTGACAACTTAATTGGCGTTTTGCCTTATCAAGAAAATATTCCTGGAGATGATGGTGGTGGCTCGGATAATCCCAACCCATCGGATAACTGTTTAGATTTAAACTTAATCTATCGTAATCCGACTTACTTAGTTCAATGGATTAATTTTGCATGGTCTTTTGATCTAGTCGCTTATATTCCTACTAATCCATATCGAGCGTTAGGTGGAATACAAATCGGCAGTGGTTCTGAGCGCATTGAAATTATACACAATCAAATAATCGGAGGGGCTGGAAACGGTATCACTTTAGGAAGTGAGCCGATCGTCGATGATTTTGAGGCACCGAACCCGCGTCCTCCGGTTAATATTGATGTCCAAGAGAGAAGCGTTACTGGATTCGTTCAGCTCAATGGTGAGGCGGTAGCCGATGAGGTCGTTGTTTTAACGCAAGACGATGTCGTTCATCAGGGGGTGACCAGCGATCAAGGATATTTCTCGATGGTAGTAAACCCACTTGGTCAATACACTGTAACAATAGCCGATCCCTCTATTGCCGTTGAAAGTGTAGAAGTTATTGATGCCGGTGAATTTGGTGTTTACTACCAAATTAATGTGGTTGACGTCGACGTTGATATCGATATGAACGATGTACTTGCTTTTATTTATCAAGTCAATATCGACGATAATCGAATACAATCTATGGGCGAGAGTGGAGTAGGTTTTCCTCGCTTAACCGCTGACGATATTAAAGAAGTTTTGCGACTATTGGTTCAGCAAGGCGGCTTAAATAATGCTGCTAGAATGTTATTGCTTCTAGGCATGATTTTATTCGGAGCGTTTACCGGATTGGTTATGCAATTAAATATTCGCAATAATTTAATCGTTGGGTGTTTAAGAAATTTATTAGACATAAATGAAGGTGAGCTAGGTAAACGTTTTCGTGGTATCGGTGGGATTTCTCTGCCATTTTGTGAAGAAGTCGTCATCGCGGGTAATCGAATAGAAGATAATGGCGTGGTTCATCGAGGTCCGGTTCAAGGCATCTTTATTATAAGCACCACCCATGCAGAGATTTATGAGAATCACATAGTTAATAATGGTGCAACCACCGTGAGTAGCTTGCAAAACCCCCTCGTTGGTGGAGTACTAATTTTCATTGCTGCAGACTTCAGTCGAATTTCGGGTTCGAAGCAAGGAGAGATTAATGAAAAGCAAAGAGCATCGATGTTGGCAACCCGAGGGAATAGCGCGTTACAAGTTATAAGGTTTTCAGATAACGTAATACAGCAGCCATTAGGACGTTCGTTAACTGTGGTATTGTCTATCGGTGGTATGACTATCCATGATAATCAATTCATTACTGAAAATTCCGTTGCTCAAGACTTTGATGAAAGTGTTCTGTCTGATACTAACAGTAGTATTCCAAATGAACAGTTAGTGAGTGCATTGAAGCAATTATCAACCAGCGCTGGAATGCTTTTTATCAATAACTTGGGGAACATTGGAGCGACGAAAGTTCATAACAATCAAGCCACTCTGATGCGTCCCAATGACGCCGGAGTAAGCTTAGCTGTTTACAACACTTCGAATATCCAATTTTCCGAGAATCACATTCAATGTGGTGCAGGAGATTTAACTTCGAACGTGTTGTTAATGAGTGGTTGTGTTGATGCGTCTCATAATCGTATTGAAGAAGTAGGGCAAATAATTGATAACACGCAACTGCCATATTCACCTTTGTCTATGATATCTCTTGGTATTCGATTGAATACTACGGTAATGAATCAATCTAATCATTGTGTTGTTGCTTTCGGTCGACCTGGATTTATTGTCGATGAGGCGAATTTAGTACTGACAGATGCCAACAAGATTTGTCCTTTGTTGCTTTCAGATTACCGTGAAAGCATGGTTGGTTATATGGCAGAGCATTATTACTACAGTGTTAACGCGGAGGCTTAA
- a CDS encoding GGDEF domain-containing protein, with protein sequence MIHIIGACSYFICMLLFVWVKQLPKTLPGPGFWALAALCSFISRIIFLMFSNFSDSSISFLFYSAINIIEKPLLMIGFYRVVGKQENSWLIIALTLAAEIWLLMTWLLNINPWAARTVISIIIAVFLFNITFLAIQELKKHSRLTLILIGIGSSLLATHWLLAYPMISHFPSWNQNGFVVGMVITLTMYFGFLGLVLTDVQRRLVQAEKEALDLAYHDPLTGLNNKRYVNNIFDKAVLLANRPHQLIAILYIDLDNFKPINDDAGHQIGDEVLKVVANRLSESTRSTDICARIGGDEFLLLATQLEHEEQVMDVAQKILEQLVQPILIADKQFYLGASIGISLFPKHGQNLTDLSNKADLAMYHVKRHGKSGFEVYNSNMTFDK encoded by the coding sequence ATGATTCATATAATCGGGGCCTGCAGTTATTTTATATGCATGTTACTGTTTGTTTGGGTCAAGCAGTTACCGAAAACTTTACCTGGTCCTGGTTTCTGGGCTCTCGCAGCGCTTTGTTCTTTTATTTCTCGTATTATCTTTTTAATGTTTAGCAACTTTTCTGATTCTAGTATAAGTTTTTTGTTTTATTCGGCCATTAACATCATTGAAAAGCCGCTTTTGATGATAGGGTTCTATCGGGTGGTTGGTAAACAGGAAAATAGCTGGCTGATCATTGCATTAACCCTTGCGGCCGAAATATGGTTATTAATGACTTGGCTGTTAAATATTAACCCTTGGGCAGCTAGAACCGTCATTTCCATTATTATTGCTGTCTTCTTATTTAATATTACGTTCTTAGCAATACAAGAACTGAAGAAACATTCAAGATTAACCCTTATTTTAATAGGAATTGGTAGTAGTTTATTAGCGACTCATTGGTTGTTAGCTTATCCGATGATCAGTCATTTCCCGAGCTGGAATCAAAATGGTTTCGTCGTAGGTATGGTCATCACCTTAACGATGTATTTTGGTTTCCTTGGCTTAGTTCTGACTGATGTGCAACGAAGGTTAGTTCAGGCTGAAAAAGAAGCTTTAGATTTAGCCTATCATGATCCATTGACTGGCCTAAACAATAAACGCTACGTGAATAATATTTTCGATAAAGCTGTGCTCTTAGCCAATCGGCCACACCAGTTAATAGCAATACTTTATATCGATCTCGACAACTTTAAACCGATCAATGACGATGCCGGACATCAAATTGGTGATGAAGTGCTAAAAGTTGTCGCTAATCGACTTTCTGAGTCAACGAGAAGTACGGATATTTGCGCTCGCATTGGTGGTGATGAGTTTTTATTACTTGCGACTCAACTTGAACATGAAGAGCAAGTAATGGACGTTGCTCAAAAAATACTGGAACAGCTTGTACAACCAATTTTAATAGCAGATAAACAGTTTTATCTAGGAGCAAGTATTGGCATAAGCCTTTTCCCTAAGCATGGCCAAAATTTAACAGATCTTTCTAATAAGGCTGATCTAGCGATGTATCATGTCAAGCGCCATGGGAAAAGTGGATTCGAAGTTTATAATTCTAATATGACATTCGATAAATGA